In the genome of Ovis canadensis isolate MfBH-ARS-UI-01 breed Bighorn chromosome 21, ARS-UI_OviCan_v2, whole genome shotgun sequence, the window GCCCCCGGCGGCCCCCTTGCGCCCTGACACCTGGCTGCTCCGCCCGCAGGGGAACCCCGCGCGTGCTCTTCGGAGACTGGCTTCTGGGCGAGGTCAGCAGCGGCCGCTATGAGGGGCTACGGTGGCTGGACGCGGCCCGAACGCGCTTCCGCGTACCCTGGAAGCATTTCGCGCGGAAGGACCTGGGTGAAGCCGATTCGCGCATTTTTAAGGTGAGACCCCAGTTCTGCCCGGGCTGGGGAGGGCCGGCCCAGGTTCGCAAGTCCAGGCCACGTGCTCTACACTCTGTCTTTCTCAGGCCTGGGCCGTGGCCCGAGGCAGGTGGCCGCCCCGCAGCGGTGGAGGTGCCCGGCCGATCCCTGAGAGTGCGCTGCGGGCCTCCTGGAAAACCAACTTCCGCTGCGCTCTGCACAGCACGCAGCGCTTCGTGATGTTGGAAGACAACTCGGGGGACCCTACAGACCCTCATAAGGTGTACAAGATCAGTTCTGAGCCGGGGTGCCGAGGTGAGGAAGGCCGGGGTTTGGGGTGCTGCCGGCAGGGGGACTGTGCTGTGTCCTGGGAGTAGCTGCTAAGTCAGATTTTAGGTTTTAGAAACTGGTATGGGAGAAGCTGGTGCCAGTTAGGGGGGGTGGCAGCGCTGGAGTGAAGGGAGCCCACTGGGGCTCCAAGGGGAAGCGCAGACCAGCTTCCGGGGGCAAGGGGGCGTTGACATCCAGGCGCCTCACTTCAGCGTTTCCCCAACCCTAATTCTCCCCCAGAAGGCCTAGGCTTTGACCAGGGGGAGGACGAGGCCCTAGAAGATGCCCCACAAGATGCCCCACCTGCAAGGGTAAGGCCGCTCTGCGTCCGGGGTTGAGGCCgctccctctctgggcctggggGCAGCTCCTTTATGCTGGCGCTGTCCTCTTCTGCAGGGCGGGCTCCTGGGGCTATGCCTGGCAGCAGATACTGGTGAGAGCCTGGGGCACCGGCTGAACCCTGAACCCTGCCCCCCAAGCCTCGCTGGAGATGCCGGGGACATCTTGATCCAGGCGCTACAGCAGAGCTGCTTGGAGGACCATCTGCTGGATCTGATCTCCCCAGAGGCTCCTGGTGAGGGCCtcttgcagggggtggggagtgctCTACCCTGCAGGGACAGGCAAGACAGCAGAGTGCAGCCCAGGGGAGGGGGTGCTTGGCAGGGATGGTGCTGGTCACAGCTGGGCCAGTATAGCTGGGCCTCCGCAGGCCCAGAGCCCTCTGCTTGAGAGCTATACTTGCCACAGAGGTGGTGCCTCCAGCCTCAGGCCACAGCCCGAGGAGCCAGGGAACATTTGGCAAAGGGAggacctgggggcccaggtgtcAGCTcaggcttctcttcctttccagaCGCAGGCCCACCCCCAGAGCCCTGGCAGCTCCCAGAGGCGGAGCCGCACGTGGGAGCCTCTGCCAGTGCCTGCGCGCCGACGGCAGGGGCGCCGCCCCTGGCTGGCCCTGGCTGCTCACAGCTTGGTCTGCAGCCAGAGCCCAGCCTAGGGGCCCTGGACTTGACCATCCTGTATAAAGGCCGGACAGTGCTGCAGGAGGTGGTGGGGCGTCCAAGCTGTGTGCTCCTGTACGGTCCTCCCGGCGTAGCTGGAGAGGCTCTGGGGCCCCAGCAGGTCGCCTTCCCCAGCCCCGCCGAGCTGCCCGACCAGAAGCAGCTCCACTACACAGAGAAGCTGCTTCAGCACGTGGGCCCCGGCCTGCAGCTGGAGCTCCGGGGGCCGCGGCTGTGGGCCCGGCGCCTGGGCAAGTGCAAAGTCTACTGGGAGGTGGGGGGCCCCCTGGGCTCAGCCAGCGCCTCCAGCCCCGCTCGCCTGCTGCCCCGGGACTGTGACACGCCCATCTTTGACTTCGGCACCTTCTTCCAAGGTCAGTGACACCCCTGCCCTTGGGCTGTGGGCCCTCCGTGCCCCGCCCCCTCACCAGAGCCCTGCTCCACAGAACTGGTGGAGTTCCGGGCCCGGCAGCGCCGCAGCTCCCCGCACTACACCATCTACCTGGGCTTCGGGCAGGACCTATCAGTGGGGAGGCCCAAGGAGAAGAGCCTGGTCCTGGTGAAGGTGAGGGGCCAGGTCCCCGGCCGGGGGGAGGCTGCACACAGCCCCCACCCGGCCTGACAGCACCCTCCCTGCAGCTGGAGCCGTGGCTGTGCCGGGCGTACCTGGAGGCTGTGCAACGCGAAGGTGTGTCCTCCCTGGACAGTGGCAGCCTCAGCCTCTGCCTCTCCAGCTCTAACAGCCTCTACGAGGACCTGGAGCACTTCCTGGAGCACTTCATGATGGAGGTGGAACAGGCTGCCTAGGCCAGAACCCCAACCCCTCCCAATCCAATAAAAAGATCTAAGGGGACCTggctggcggtccagtggttaagactccacacttccgatgcaggagacacaggttcagtccctggttggggaactaagatcctacatgccacacagcttggccaagaaaaaaagaaaaagcttctaAGAACCATGCCAGTGTCCACTGGGGGTAGGCTTGAAGCTTGGGCTCTGGAGGGGCATGGTGGATTCAGCGGATCACACTCTTCTTCACAGTGCAAGCTCTGGCCACGCAGATGTCCCCCCGTGCCCGAGGGGCAGCCCCTGGGCCCCTCTGCTGCAGACGGGGGCTCTGCCTGCTGTGCCCAAGGCCTGTTTCTGGCCAGTGCCAGCTGCCAGCAGGGTGCCACCTGGGAGGTGGGGGCCCAAATATAAACTCGAGCAACGGTCTGTGAAACACAAGGGAGCAGAAGGCTGACTAGGGGAGAAGCCCCCCGCCCGGGCCCGCGCTCTCACCACCTCTCAAGTACCGAGCCAGACATGTCTAAAGAGAATCCATTTTTGATAAATTAGAACACAATGG includes:
- the IRF7 gene encoding interferon regulatory factor 7 → MAEAPDRGTPRVLFGDWLLGEVSSGRYEGLRWLDAARTRFRVPWKHFARKDLGEADSRIFKAWAVARGRWPPRSGGGARPIPESALRASWKTNFRCALHSTQRFVMLEDNSGDPTDPHKVYKISSEPGCREGLGFDQGEDEALEDAPQDAPPARGGLLGLCLAADTGESLGHRLNPEPCPPSLAGDAGDILIQALQQSCLEDHLLDLISPEAPDAGPPPEPWQLPEAEPHVGASASACAPTAGAPPLAGPGCSQLGLQPEPSLGALDLTILYKGRTVLQEVVGRPSCVLLYGPPGVAGEALGPQQVAFPSPAELPDQKQLHYTEKLLQHVGPGLQLELRGPRLWARRLGKCKVYWEVGGPLGSASASSPARLLPRDCDTPIFDFGTFFQELVEFRARQRRSSPHYTIYLGFGQDLSVGRPKEKSLVLVKLEPWLCRAYLEAVQREGVSSLDSGSLSLCLSSSNSLYEDLEHFLEHFMMEVEQAA